DNA sequence from the Candidatus Anaeroferrophillus wilburensis genome:
CCCAGAGGCAGCCTGAAGCCTCCTCTATAAACTTTTTCAGAGCTTATTCACATTCTCAGGCTGTCCAAACAATGGGGTCCACCCCATACACTGGCATAATTGATCCGTCAACGGGTCACTTATTTGTTTTGACCTTTGCAAAGATGGAGTCGACAATGTGTTTACTGGGGGAGGAGAGCAAGAAAACGGTTTTTGCACCCCTTCCCGATGGCACTTACCCGTTGTTATGGGGTCATGCACTGAACACGGGAGAGCCTTTTTTTACTAATCTGCCGGAGGATCATCTCTCCTTCTCAGGACTGCCTGAGGGACACATTCCCATTAAGTGCTTTTTGTCAGTTCCCGTCAAATATACTGATAAGCTGGTTGGCCAGATCGCTTTAGCTAATCCGGAGAAAAACTATAGCGATCACGATCTTATGGTTGTGAGCCGGCTGGCTGCTCTTTATGCCCTGGCAATCAACCGTTACCGCAATATTGAGGAACGTCAGCAGCTGATGAACAACCTCCGTCAAGCCCAGAAAATGGAGGCAATCGGTACCTTGGCCGGTGGAATAGCCCATGATTTTAATAATCTGCTGGTACCAATTCTGGGATATATTGAACTGACGATGATGCAATTCCCGGCGTCGGATAAAAACCGCAAAAATCTTGAAAAAGCATATATAGCGGCAACCCACTCCAAAGAATTAGTACAGCAGATTCTCACTTTCAGCCGGGGAGAAAAACAGGATCGCAAAAGACAGCAACTGCAGCCGATAATCAGCGAAACGATGAAATTGCTGCAGGCAACTTTGCCGTCGACTATCCAAATAAGGCAGAAGATAGATGAAAACTGCGGCCTGATGTCAGTTGATACCACTCAGGTAACTCAAGTGCTGATAAATCTCTTCACTAATGCCTATCATGCAATGGAGGATGGCAAGGGTACTATTAGCATTCAATTATTAGAGGTGGATTCCCCCACGGACCAGGACTTTGGAGGTACTTTTCCAGCTGGGAAAAGAGTAGCCAAGCTTTCAGTGGCTGATACTGGCGTGGGAATGACCCCCAAAGAGGTTGCCCGAATATTCGAGCCCTATTTTACCACCAAAGAAAAAACAAAAGGCACTGGTTTGGGATTAGCTGTTGTCCATGGGATTATCAAGAGTTACGGGGGGGCTATCCAGGTTGACAGCAAGCCAGGCAAGGGTACCACTTTTCACCTCTATTTGCCGATAGCCCAAGGAGAAGAAGAACCGTCAGAGATTGTCAGTGATGAAACTTTTTGCCGGGGAAGCGAACATATTTTGGTGGTGGATGACGAGGAGATTGTTGCCGAGATTGTCCAGGAAATTTTGAAAACCTTAGGTTATAAAGTAACCTCATGCAACTCTGGTGCAGCGGCTTTGGAACTGTTTGAGAAACAGATGGGGGAATTTTCCCTGGTGATCACTGACCAGACGATGCCGGGGATGATGGGAACGGAATTGTCGGAAAGAATTCATACCCTCAATCCTGATACGCCGATCATCATCTGTAGCGGATACAGTGGATTAGAATCAGAAATGAGGAGCAATGCAACAGGGGTACGGAGATATCTGATGAAGCCGGTTAAAATGAAAGAGCTTGCGGGAGTGGTCCGAAAGATTCTGGACCAAAAGGGATAAGTTTCTGGTTGCTCTTCAAATAATCGAGGTTCTGCAAAACCATATTCAAAAAGTTGAATAATTAGAGTCTCCTCAGAAAGAATAACTTCCTGATAATACTGACTAAAAGATGATTTTATGCTACATAAGTGCAAAGAAAATCACCCAATTCACCCAAAAGGCTTGCACTTATGATTTGCTACGACAAACAGGGGCAGCCGTGCCTGCCCGGCTTCGAGCAATTCTTCGGTGTTTCCCTGGATAAGGAAAACCGTTGGATCAAACTCTGCGAGGTTATCCCCTGGGATGTGTTTGCCGACGCTTACTATCAGAATATGAGTTCCGGCATGGGCCGTCCAGCCAAGAATGCAAGATTGTCGGGGCCGCCATTATCAAGCACAAGCTCTGCCTTGGTGATGAGGAGACCATCGAACAGATCCGAGAGAACCCATATCTTCAATACTTTGTTGGCCTCAAACCGAGCCGCCATTTGCCCCTCCACTCTTTGTCGATATCCGAGACCAGGTTTTCGACCGGTTCAACCAGGCGATTGTCAACAGGCTGAACAGCAGGGCAAGGAAGAAGGCAGATGATAAGAAAGATCCTCCCGAAAGCCCTGCCTGTACCAAGGATGCTGAAAATGGCCGGGAAAAGCCTTGTGCAAAGGACAAGACACACTGTGGCAAACTGATTGTCGATGCCACCGTCGCGGAGCAGGCGATCCGGTTTCCAACTGATCTGGGTTTGCTCAATGAAGCCCGCCAGATCAGTGAAGAACTTATCGATGCTCTGTATCCACTCAGCGGCTTGCAGAAGAAACCCAGAACCTATCGCTGAAAAGCCCGTAAAGCATTTCTGGGCTTGGCAAAACAGCGTAAACCTAACGTCAACAAACGTCGTCGGGCAATCCGCCCAACTGCAGTCCCTGAAACGAAACCTGAGTCACATTGACATGCTTCTGGATCTCGTTGCTGATGAAAGCACCGCCTTGACCGTTCATCAAAGACGGCAATACGGAATTATTCAACATGTTTACCAGCAGCAAGAGGAGATGTACCAAACTCGTTCACAACGCTGTGACCATCGCATCGTCAGTATCAGTCAGCCCCATGTACGTCCTATTATCCGGGGCAAAGCCGGCAAAAAAGTGGAATTTAGCGCCAAACTAAGCGTCAGTTTGACCGACAAACGATTAGCTCACATTGACCATCTGGGATGGGAATCCTTTCATGAAGGCCATGATCTGCCAGTCCAGGTGGAATGTTACAAAGGCCGTCACGGCCACTACCCTGAAGTGATCATTGTCGACACCCTTTATGGTTCCCGGGCAAACCGCAAATATCTGGCTGATCGCAGCATCAGGTTTGCCGGCAAATCACTGGGTCGTCCAAAGAAGGAAACAAATGAAAATTGTCAACACCTGCGGGCAGAGGCCCGTCGCAGACGGGCCGAATGCCAGGAACGGATACCCATATTCGGTCAAGGCAAGAATGGTTACCGTTTGAACTATATCCGTGCCCGGACAAAGGCTACTTCCGAAGCCTGGATTCGCAGCATCTCCCTGGTCATGAATCTGCTGGTGCTGGCCGGCACTTTTTTTGCGCCGTTTAAAAACACCCTTTCACACTCATATTCTGTTGTCAAAGATCATTTTCTTTATGTCAATCGTCTGGTGAGGGTATTCACCTCGCCGGTTATGACTTTTGGCAATATGCCACGGGTTTAAAAGTGGCGGGTTTCTGAGGAAACTCTATATGCAGCCTTCTCATCTTGAAGTTAAGATGTTCGCAGAACATCTTAACACGGGATCAGCACGGCTTTACGTGAGCTTCGCCGTGGCAATATTAAAGAGCGGTGATGATAGTGAAACCTCACGTCACATTCACGATGGTAATCCTCATGATTTCTTTTCATCCAGTAGCCGCCGAATCCTGGCCGTGACATCCTGGATGCTGCAGGGCTTATTGATAAAGCGGTCCCCACCCAGGTTAATGATATCCTGATGGATACCGTTGTCCATATAGCCGGAGGAAAAGAGGATCGGGATGGCGGGATAGATACCCTTGATCTGTTCACTCAGCTCCTTGCCGCCCATGATCGGCATCACGGCGTCGGTAGACAGAAGATCAATGGTTTCCTGATAGCTTCTGGCCTGTTCCAGGGAATCCAGACCATGCTCAGCCTCAATAACGTGTAGCCAGCTAGCTGGACCATCTGGGCGTAGCCATTGATGGCGGTGAGGATGTTGTTGAAATCGTGGGCGATGCCGCCGGCCAGATTGCCGATCGACTCCATCTTCTGGGTCTGGAAAAGCTGTTCCTGACAAATCTGGTTTTGGGCTTCCTAACGCTTCGTAGTGAGCTAGGCTTTCAAGAAACTAAAGCTGCAAAATCCGACGAGCTTCATTGGGGCTTGCCACTTCCCTCCCAACCATTTGACTTATGACAACCACCCGTTCTATGAGCTTGACATTCGTTGCGAGCTCACCTTT
Encoded proteins:
- a CDS encoding response regulator — translated: QRQPEASSINFFRAYSHSQAVQTMGSTPYTGIIDPSTGHLFVLTFAKMESTMCLLGEESKKTVFAPLPDGTYPLLWGHALNTGEPFFTNLPEDHLSFSGLPEGHIPIKCFLSVPVKYTDKLVGQIALANPEKNYSDHDLMVVSRLAALYALAINRYRNIEERQQLMNNLRQAQKMEAIGTLAGGIAHDFNNLLVPILGYIELTMMQFPASDKNRKNLEKAYIAATHSKELVQQILTFSRGEKQDRKRQQLQPIISETMKLLQATLPSTIQIRQKIDENCGLMSVDTTQVTQVLINLFTNAYHAMEDGKGTISIQLLEVDSPTDQDFGGTFPAGKRVAKLSVADTGVGMTPKEVARIFEPYFTTKEKTKGTGLGLAVVHGIIKSYGGAIQVDSKPGKGTTFHLYLPIAQGEEEPSEIVSDETFCRGSEHILVVDDEEIVAEIVQEILKTLGYKVTSCNSGAAALELFEKQMGEFSLVITDQTMPGMMGTELSERIHTLNPDTPIIICSGYSGLESEMRSNATGVRRYLMKPVKMKELAGVVRKILDQKG
- a CDS encoding transposase, with product MDQTLRGYPLGCVCRRLLSEYEFRHGPSSQECKIVGAAIIKHKLCLGDEETIEQIRENPYLQYFVGLKPSRHLPLHSLSISETRFSTGSTRRLSTG
- a CDS encoding transposase, producing MYQTRSQRCDHRIVSISQPHVRPIIRGKAGKKVEFSAKLSVSLTDKRLAHIDHLGWESFHEGHDLPVQVECYKGRHGHYPEVIIVDTLYGSRANRKYLADRSIRFAGKSLGRPKKETNENCQHLRAEARRRRAECQERIPIFGQGKNGYRLNYIRARTKATSEAWIRSISLVMNLLVLAGTFFAPFKNTLSHSYSVVKDHFLYVNRLVRVFTSPVMTFGNMPRV
- a CDS encoding response regulator, which codes for MSGTAFPDPEDGVDRQSGRRHRPRFQQHPHRHQWLRPDGPASWLHVIEAEHGLDSLEQARSYQETIDLLSTDAVMPIMGGKELSEQIKGIYPAIPILFSSGYMDNGIHQDIINLGGDRFINKPCSIQDVTARIRRLLDEKKS